The DNA window TATAAATTGATATAAACATTTCAATAAAGCCTGGGTTGAAAAACAGTGAACCCATCCTTTAAAGTGGAGAGCTTGTGTGTTATGTTTCCTCCACAACACTTGGCAACTTCCAGCACTGAAATCACTAAAATTATGCAGGCATCTGTTATTTGCTTTCAAGCGTATCAATACAAATCATGTTCACATCAAAGTGGAGCTCACTACTGGCAAAATGCAATTACGTCTACTAAAAGCCAAACATAGATGAGCAGAATTTATAATACGTAAAGCATCTGCATGGGACAAACTGATGTCTTATTTTTAGTTCACAGTTTTTAAACGTAGCAGCGATGGACTCATCTTGCGTCATGGACTGAGTTTGGGTAACATATCATCCCACCAGACTGACAGCTTTAGGGGGGCAAAGTGGCAACAAACCAAATGTTACTTAAACTCAGCCTGGTATTCGTGTTGTTTACTGTAATTGTGCTCTTTATTGTAGTTTATGGACTCTGATATTTAAGTCAGAAATACATGAAGGAATAGTTCCATATGATTCAATACATTGTACCTCATTTTGACACCAAGTTTGGTTCAGTTTTGTTCTCAACAACTCTCATGTTGTTGAGCTTTGCTTTCATCTTTAAATCCATGAAACTGCAAAGCTGTGGAGTGTTTGTGAATTTCATTCTCattcctaaaaaaataaataaataaaatcgcACCACATTTCttgcttttctctcatttaGGGTATTTGGTGCACTATCTccaatatgtccaaaaaaataatttgtgtgtAGATAAATTAACTACATTTTCCAATGATCCACTCTGAACATGCTCTTAACTAACATGGAAGATGGTAAAAATGCTTACTTCTTTGCACTTCATGTGAAGTCAACAGAGGTGTTGGCCAACTTGACTTCCCTCTGTCTATCTATGCAATTACTGTATGACCTTATCAAATACGGACACAGTTTACCAGTTTGCTATTCTCTATTCACACTATGAAGCTGTTGTATAATGATAAACAACTTCCTTTATTTCAATGCACTGGTGAGAGCAGACGTGGGATTTGCTTTTGAACCAGCAGCAGTGAAGTCTCTTGTCTGGACAGAGGACAGCAGCCTCCTTATCCTCCCCCAAGAATCCACACAACACTACTCAGCCCTGTCTCTTAAAAATTACGTTCtcgtacaactaaactgcattctcaattatgtttggaaggaaacatattttggcaCGGATAACGTTTGTCTTTGATGTCGTGTTGTGTTTGCTGTCGTCACTTCTGTATAAGCtacaacgtcgctgccgtatttatgccgagatgacgttatgttgagtgttgagtgAACTTCATTCAcgaaacaagcattttaaaagttgtttgcttgtcgtcttgtggaccgacctgacaaagcatgaattttTACAAATTAGCATTATTATGAAGttatttctgcatcattttgatccatttattgcaattaagtcacagcacaatctgtttattttgggttcataccgcagtagcgaggtgtggcttgctagatacagtcagtgctatggcactgtatgtgaatacagctcgccgctgGGTGATGTTGTGAACCCAGACACAACGGCGTTTGGTTTTTCTGACATATGTGGGactccacaacatgtacaaagcagcagcagtgcttATTTCATCCATGGTTGATGGCGGAAATGGTGGAAAGAGAAGTTGTTGGTTTCTATGGAGACAAGCCCCAGCCATCAATGTTAACCACGTTAAAACTGTGACTGTAATcggggagaaaatacgtttccctcaaaacgtaattgagaatgcagtttagttgtatgggaacgtaattttgtggcAGACAGGGTTGCACTACCGCACACAGCAGCATCCAGCAAGGCAACCAGGACGTCAGGCACCATGCCTCCTTGCAGCCAGCTACAGGCGACAACCAGCCAGGAGTCACTCAGGTGCGTTTCCTACCTGGACAGGGTTAGAGGGCGGGGTGGGGGACAGAGCTGAGGGTCCAGGATAAGAAGGGGGGAGTTGGGGCTACCAATCCTTAGCATCTATACCTGCAGGGCTGAGTACCAGAGCCTGGAGGATGTCTGACAGGGAGACGATGCCCTCGATGCTGGAGCGCTcgtccaccaccaccaaccgATGCACCTGGCACAAAATACACAATTACAGATGGATTTCACATAAGTCCTGAGGTTATTTCTGGGTAACTAAATGTGTTTATATAAATCTCACTTCAGCTTTGACTATTCTGTCCACAATGGTCTCCATTGTTTCCATTTTATGGCACTTCATGACCCCTTCGAAGTACTGGGAGCGATGTTTGAGAGCCTGCGTCACTGTAATGTCCAGGTTGTTGTACGTCTTCTCAGCAGCCAAGTTCTACGCACAAACATGAAAATGCAAAGTGAGACGATAAATCACCGAGCAGTTTAGCCTCTAATATCTGGTATTTTGTGTCTTCCAAAACAGTAGAAATGTCAACTTACAATCACGTCAAACTTGGAGTAAATGTCCACAACTTTGCCTGTAAGAGGACATAAAGAAGTAAGTAAGtcaatttatcattattattatactttgtCAATGTTGACGTTCGTGCTCTTACCCGACTCATCCACCACAGGCAGGGCAGAAACTCGTCTCTCCACAAAAATGTTGAGTGCTTTGATGATGGGCGTGTTCGGGTGGATGAAAGCGATGTCGTGGTACGAGCCAATACCCAGCTCCCCGAGAGTCTGCTTCATGAAGGCTGGCTTCGGCATCTCACACATCTGgagaacacaaatacacacacacacaatgaggcAGGGACATGTTGAGTGTGATCACTCTCCACCCACTTCATTTAAAGTAATGGCACATGTTATTAAtgtccactagagggcagcagACAAATAAAAGTGGGGACCAAATGGCAAAGTCCCAGCATAAGTACCATCATAACTTTCCATCATATAGAATTTAATGCTATACAAGCTAAACACTCATTCATAGACAGACTGGCAGTGATTGTGTTGGACTCACAAAAAGCTGGAGGAACTTGAGGATCCTCTTGTGTGTGAGAATATAAAGTGCGTTCCCTGTGACGGGGTCGATGACAGGCAGGCGgtgaattttgtttttgatgaGGGTGTACACGGCGTCAAATAGgctgcaacacaacaaacacaatgaTCAGTTACAAGTACCACAATAACAAtatgcccacacacacaaaaaacatgcaaaaacagaaAGATTCATTATTCATAGTGAGACAACGTACCTTGCATCAGGTGATATGTTGACCAGAGGTTTGAACGTTGCTTGAAGGTAAACCTCTGTGGtaagaaattaaatattaaagtatATTCAGCTTATAAAATCTTACATTATGCATGCTACAAAATATGATCATGATGCTAACCTCTCCACGTCTCAAGCTTATGTTCCTCTAATTCATATATTTGCACCTGAAATACAAGAAATAAGAC is part of the Sebastes umbrosus isolate fSebUmb1 chromosome 12, fSebUmb1.pri, whole genome shotgun sequence genome and encodes:
- the LOC119498220 gene encoding 5'-AMP-activated protein kinase subunit gamma-2-like isoform X4 — encoded protein: MLEKLELDDDAAEPESDIYMRFMKSHKCYDIVPTSSKLVVFDTALQVKKAFFALVANGVRAAPLWDTEKQSFVGMLTITDFIIILHRYYKSPMVQIYELEEHKLETWREVYLQATFKPLVNISPDASLFDAVYTLIKNKIHRLPVIDPVTGNALYILTHKRILKFLQLFMCEMPKPAFMKQTLGELGIGSYHDIAFIHPNTPIIKALNIFVERRVSALPVVDESGKVVDIYSKFDVINLAAEKTYNNLDITVTQALKHRSQYFEGVMKCHKMETMETIVDRIVKAEVHRLVVVDERSSIEGIVSLSDILQALVLSPADICKEENLAE
- the LOC119498220 gene encoding 5'-AMP-activated protein kinase subunit gamma-1-like isoform X3, with product MKRFGSLRRSKKRKEQDGLGGRHQSESSCLSASGLSTPPSTPTQASSQPVFTQEAQPSGPSPERLEAITRSRSISTPPDTGHRLSLPSAKPPIPSSSPVPSYSTSQQVYGLFEGMLEKLELDDDAAEPESDIYMRFMKSHKCYDIVPTSSKLVVFDTALQVKKAFFALVANGVRAAPLWDTEKQSFVGMLTITDFIIILHRYYKSPMVQIYELEEHKLETWREVYLQATFKPLVNISPDASLFDAVYTLIKNKIHRLPVIDPVTGNALYILTHKRILKFLQLFMCEMPKPAFMKQTLGELGIGSYHDIAFIHPNTPIIKALNIFVERRVSALPVVDESGKVVDIYSKFDVINLAAEKTYNNLDITVTQALKHRSQYFEGVMKCHKMETMETIVDRIVKAEVHRLVVVDERSSIEGIVSLSDILQALVLSPADICKEENLAE